Proteins encoded in a region of the Flammeovirga yaeyamensis genome:
- a CDS encoding Pathogenesis-related transcriptional factor and ERF protein: MLYKIKLKNADEHVLLSGTAYDFITTNEYYKQLNLLENLRMHASGYVFFQKNYPKPNGGYQNVTIYLHKLVAEKFVDQPESAKRLFVRIKNGNALDCREKNLEWATMAELRRNQKHHHNKTGYRGVVKVSKKTFRAVLYSKGQRYDLGLFPTAEAAAEAYNNKSQELFGRTKSLNKVDEESEKQTTPTK; this comes from the coding sequence ATGCTTTATAAGATTAAGCTAAAGAATGCTGATGAGCATGTCTTATTGTCGGGTACGGCGTACGATTTCATCACCACAAACGAATACTACAAACAACTTAATTTATTAGAAAACCTTAGAATGCACGCTTCTGGCTATGTTTTTTTTCAAAAAAACTACCCTAAGCCAAATGGTGGATATCAAAATGTCACCATTTATTTACATAAGTTAGTAGCTGAAAAATTTGTTGATCAGCCAGAGTCAGCAAAAAGATTATTCGTAAGAATCAAGAATGGAAATGCACTAGATTGCCGCGAGAAAAATTTAGAATGGGCAACTATGGCTGAACTTAGAAGAAACCAAAAGCACCACCATAACAAAACAGGTTACAGAGGTGTGGTTAAAGTCAGTAAAAAGACTTTCCGTGCAGTTTTATACTCTAAAGGACAACGTTATGATTTAGGATTATTCCCTACGGCTGAAGCTGCTGCGGAAGCATATAACAATAAGTCTCAAGAGCTTTTCGGAAGAACAAAAAGTTTAAATAAAGTAGACGAGGAATCAGAGAAACAAACTACTCCTACAAAATAA
- a CDS encoding Ldh family oxidoreductase — protein MSTAINLVSFEKLFSFSKSVFLSMGCPEEDAELAAKVLLSADLRGVDSHGVARLIGYVRLWEAGRINPTPNIKVIHETPSTATIDGDAGLGLVVAPKAMQIAIDKSENVGSGWVSVKNSNHYGIAGYHAMMALEHDMIGLSMTNASPLVSPTFSKERLLGTNPIAMAIPAGEEPAFVADFATTTAANGKLEILQRKQEDAPIGWVQDKDGAPSSDAAALKSGGALLPLGSDRVRSSHKGFCLGSMVDILSAVLSGAGYGPWAPPFVSFLPLPEDPVGEGLGHFFGAMRVDAFRPKEDFKSHMDNWIQRFKTAETVEGQERVLIPGTPEREIEHSRRTEGIPVLTPVIKDLEEVGKKFSLTL, from the coding sequence ATGTCTACAGCAATAAATTTAGTATCGTTCGAGAAGCTTTTTTCATTTAGTAAAAGTGTGTTCTTATCCATGGGTTGTCCAGAGGAAGATGCCGAGTTAGCTGCCAAAGTGCTTTTATCTGCCGACTTACGAGGAGTCGACTCTCATGGTGTGGCTAGATTAATTGGTTATGTAAGGTTATGGGAAGCAGGGCGAATTAACCCTACTCCTAACATCAAAGTAATCCATGAAACTCCAAGTACAGCCACCATTGATGGAGACGCAGGTTTAGGACTTGTTGTTGCTCCTAAAGCAATGCAAATTGCTATCGATAAATCAGAAAATGTAGGCTCTGGTTGGGTTTCAGTTAAAAATTCGAATCACTATGGTATTGCTGGTTATCATGCAATGATGGCACTAGAACATGATATGATCGGCTTGTCAATGACAAACGCTTCCCCATTAGTATCTCCAACTTTCTCTAAAGAAAGATTATTAGGTACCAACCCAATTGCCATGGCAATTCCTGCAGGCGAAGAACCTGCTTTTGTTGCTGATTTTGCTACTACAACTGCAGCAAATGGTAAATTGGAAATCTTACAGCGTAAACAAGAGGATGCCCCTATAGGTTGGGTGCAAGATAAAGATGGTGCTCCATCTTCGGATGCTGCTGCTTTAAAAAGTGGTGGTGCTTTACTTCCTCTTGGTAGTGATAGAGTAAGAAGTAGTCACAAAGGATTTTGTTTAGGTAGTATGGTCGATATTTTATCTGCTGTATTATCTGGTGCAGGTTACGGACCTTGGGCACCTCCATTTGTAAGCTTTCTACCATTACCCGAAGATCCTGTTGGAGAAGGTTTGGGTCATTTCTTTGGTGCAATGCGTGTGGATGCATTTAGACCAAAAGAGGACTTTAAATCTCATATGGACAACTGGATACAACGATTCAAAACCGCTGAAACAGTAGAAGGACAAGAAAGAGTATTAATACCTGGTACACCTGAAAGAGAAATAGAACATTCTAGAAGAACAGAAGGTATACCTGTGTTAACTCCAGTTATAAAAGACCTTGAAGAAGTAGGTAAGAAATTTAGTTTAACTCTATAA